The region GCAGTTTGCAACAATGTTAATTAATAGAACAACTTTGAACAACAAACTTAAAACGTAACAACCAACCCATAAATTTTATAAAACCCGAATGCGAAAAGGCAGTCGGGTTGATTGGCTTGTTAGGTAACATTTTAAAACAAATTTGGCAAAGGTTTATAAAACATACTTGATGCTTGACCAAAAAAGTTAAGCAATGATTGATACGAACCATAATCTACACCACCCATTACCATTCCAGTAAGTTGCATAAAAGCAGATTCTTGATCAGTGCCAAGATAACCTAATGCAGACCAGGCATAAATAAGTTCAATACCACAAGTATAAAAATAGTATGCTAATTCAATTTCTTGCACTTCTTTATTATCACCGGTTTGAGCTTTCAATACACGATTGCGAGTAGAAGCCCAATTAAAACCAGCAATTGAATCTATAGATTTGTATTTATTCTCAACAATTGGATGAATATCGCTTCTTGCTATAATATTGCTACGGTCTATTACATATTTATGAGCATCTTGGAAATTATTAAAACTCTTCTTCCCGACATTGAAGAATGATTTCTTATAGGGGCTTTGAATTTCATTCCACATTTTTTCAACAACTAACATTTCATAAAGTAAATTAAAGGCAACTTTGTATGGGTATTCTTGTTTAGAATATCTATCACGCCAAGTAAAAAGTTTTTTTATTTTTATTCCGCTGAGTGTTTCTGAATATCTTTGTTCCATTTTGTCTCCAGATTTTTATGATGGTATCGGTTGGAAAAATGAAGGTCTATGAATAGGGTTTCCAAGCATTTTATTAAAAATCTCTGTCTCCTTTACGATTGCACCAAGTCTTTCTTTATCCATAATACTATTAACTAGGATAAATACATTTTCATTTTTTACAACTTCATAAGCACAATCATAAGAACAATAATTTACTTTTTTTGCTTTGTCATTAGCTGTTTCGTAGCCATACCAATCACCGTTTTGTTGCTTTTGGGAAAGACCGCTTAAAACAAGTTTGTACTTCATCAGATTAATATTTGGGCGTTGATTAAAATTACCATTTATCTTTGTAGTGCTTATAACTGGGATTTTAGTCCAGTTTCTACCATTGCTCTTATATTGTTGATTGCAATACTCACATTTACGATTCTCTCCACCAATTCGGTTAGAAGGAATCGCTATAGGATTAAATACATTCATTTGCTTGAAATTATAAAGCGGATGTTGACCACGAACGAAAACAGATGAATATTCTTGCAAAAATTTATCTTCACAACTTTCGGAGCAAAGGAGATGTTCTGTTGCATTTTCTGCATAAGCAAAAAGATTTGGTTCAACTTCAAAGGTATATTCTAGGCGTTGACCGTTTGATAAAATTGCGATTTGGTTATTTCTATCTACTTTAGAGATCTGAAAGTTTGTCGCATCAATAGAATAAATTATAGAAAATATTACCGAGTAGTATGGTGAAATAACTGAATCACCACAGCGCTCACAATATTTTTTTACTTCTTTGCTTTTATTAAAACCAAACATAAGAAAAGCCCTTCCTTTATGTTTATATAATTTTCTTAATTCATAGCTGCAATTTTTTGAGCAAGAATATCTCTTTCAACATTTTGATTAATACTATCTACAACAATTTTAACTAACTTATCAACAATTGAAGGAGGATAGCCTAAACTTGGGGCTAATGTTTTACATAAATCCATTTCGCTTTCTCTAATCTTTTCATCTATCATCATCATAAAGACTAAATCAAGGAGCTGATAAGCCCTATCTTGATTATTTGTTGGGGGAGTAAATTTAACTTTATGGGGGTTTTTTAGTAAATCTTGAAATTCATTTGGAGAAAGCCCCCAACGAGAAGCAATGTCAAATAACAAATCTTGTTCACGCTTGTCTATGTGTCCATCAGATATAGCCAATGTCATTAAATTAATGATATGACTTTTTCGAATTTTTGTTTTTTCACTATCGAACCAACTCATAATTATACTCCATTTTTTTTATTAAAATTTGCCATAAAAGTTAGTGATGTCAAAAAATATTTTCTTAGAGATTCCGTTTGAAAGTTTAATTTCCATTATATCATAGCTTCTTGAATTTTTATCATATTGCATTTGTTGTTCCAATTCCCAATCACGTCCCTTTGCCCCAAATTTCGATTGGATAAATTCATATTCAGCAGGAATTCCAACTAAAGAACTTGAAGCGTTAATTATTACTGCGTTTTGTTCTGTAGAACCATCGCCACCACCGAACATTTTTGAGTTTAGAGATACTGAATTTTTCTTTTTGAAGAAATCTAATATGCTCATATTATACCTTTCTAATTTTGTTGCCTAACTATTAATTAACCCGCCGATTACAACATTTGTTTGGAATGATATCTACCGGCAAATTGTTTATTTATTTTGTAAAAACTCATTTCTATGCTTGCTATAAACCTAATCTAAATTAAGTTATCTATCGGACTTTTTACACCCATTACTGTTTTCAATGTTCTTGCATAATCCATTGCAATATCAATTAATTGTAAACTTAGAACAATTACAATTGATAATCAATCGTTAATTAGCAAGCATTCGCTTATCTACTCAGCCTTAGGCGGATAATTTTTATATTTGCACAACATCAAACAATACGAACGGAAAATCAAAGAACGACAGTTAAATTATTTACATAAACAAGCCAAACGCTTCGGACTCACTCTTACTCCTCAACTACAAGAATGAGTTCATTAGCAGGCGCTGGTTAGGCTGAACATATAAAAAAATTAAAGAGATATTCCTTTTTGCTCATTTATTAAAGGACCAAATGATCCTTCTTGTAAAAAGAAATCAATTAAATATTGATGTCCTTCCTCAATTTTAATATTAAATAGTATTGCATTATCAAATCCTATATAAGAAGCTTTAATATTATAAGTGCCAGGTAGTATTTTTGAAATTTTATAATTTCCATTAGAATCTGTTACAGTTCCGATCAAAGCTGAATCAATAATTATATTAGCATTAATAAGCGGTTCGTTAGTGTCTTTATAAACAACCCTTCCAAATATTACTGAGTAATCATCAAGATTTACATCAAGCTTACCAGAATAAAGTAAAACTGCTTCAGAATTATTTGCACAACTTGATAAAAATAATAAGCTTGATGTTATTATGAATAAATAAAATTTGATCATCTCTTAGAATGAAATTATTTCTTCAACCTAACGGCTTTGCCGATAACCCGCCGCCAAGAACAGCGATGCAGATTAAATAGGCTACACCAAAGATTTAGCAAACTGCACTTAACTTGCTTTCGCAAGTGCAGTTTGTAAGTTAATTAAATAAATAAGAACACTTAGAACAAAATCCTTAACAAAAAACAACACCTCAATAAATTGTTTAACAAAATTAGAGCGCTAACTAATACCTATCAGCGATTTCGCTCACTTGTTAATGCGTAGAGCCTGAAGCTTTTGATCAAAATATTATTTTTATGTAATAAGATTTTACAAGAACTGTATCTAATATTAACACCGGTTTCATCTTGTCTAAGCATCACCCATCATATAACAAGACCCCCACTCCGATATCACGCCAGTAAATGCTGGAGGGTTAACATAAGTGCGGAAGAAAACTAAACAATTTAGAACTCAAACTCAAGAAAAACTCTGATTATAATAATTCACTTTGGGCAAATAAAACTTACTTCAATAGACTTAAAACTTTATGTTCAGTTTTTTATAACAGGTGAAATCCTAAAGAAAATCCAATGCCCAAATATCCTGTCTTTTCTATGAATGATTTTGCACCTTTAAATAAAACTGCAATTTCATAGTCTGTTAAATTATATCTTAATTCAAATCCTGCTCTGGGAACAAAATGAGTTACAGTTTCATTGTAATCTTTTTGTTTTTGAACTGATGCCCCAACTAAAAAACTAAACCAAAAAACAGATCCCTTTACTGTGTGTTTTGCATAAATATTATAATTGGAAACAGCTTCACTTGAACCGCCGCCGCCTGCATCTAAACTGAGTATTTTAGAATATTCAAAACTAAATCTAACACCTAAATTATAATATTTATTTGCAGATGAATATAAATCAAAATCAGCAAGTCCGCCTATTTCATTTACTACAAGAAAAGATACAGCTTCTGCCTGCACTCCGGTAAATCTTGGATTGAATCTTAAATCATTATCATTATAATTTATTGAATCAGATTGAGGCTGTACAATTATTGGACAAAGTATTACCGTAAAAAAAAGTAATTTTAATTAATTGTCTCATCATAAAGTTTTCTGAATTTCTGAACATCAGCCCAGCAGTCTTTTTTCCAGTTAGGATTACGCAATAAAGCAGCGGGATGGAAAGTAACCATTACTTTAATTCCGTTATAATCAAAAATCTGTCCGCGCAAAGCAGTTAAACTTTCCTTTTTCCTCAACAGACCTTTTGCCGCAGTTAAACCCAAACATAAAATCAGTTTTGGTTTAATCAATTCAATCTGTTTATTTAAATATGGTATGCAGGCATCCATTTCATCAGGCAGCGGTGCGCGGTTATTCGGCGGACGGCATTTTACAATGTTGCCAATATAAACTTCTTCTCTGCTGA is a window of Ignavibacterium sp. DNA encoding:
- a CDS encoding carboxypeptidase-like regulatory domain-containing protein, producing MIKFYLFIITSSLLFLSSCANNSEAVLLYSGKLDVNLDDYSVIFGRVVYKDTNEPLINANIIIDSALIGTVTDSNGNYKISKILPGTYNIKASYIGFDNAILFNIKIEEGHQYLIDFFLQEGSFGPLINEQKGISL